In Macaca nemestrina isolate mMacNem1 chromosome 9, mMacNem.hap1, whole genome shotgun sequence, a single genomic region encodes these proteins:
- the LOC105478380 gene encoding PDZ domain-containing protein 7 isoform X2 yields the protein MAQGFAVGFDPLGLGDLSSGSLSSLSSRGHLGSDSGSTATRYLLRKQQRLLSGPPRGIRASSPMGRVILINSPIEANSDESDIIHSVRVEKSPAGRLGFSVRGGSEHGLGIFVSKVEEGSSAERAGLCVGDKITEVNGLSLESITMGSAVKVLTGSSHLHMMVRRMGRVPGIKFSKEKTTWVDVVNRRLVVEKCGSTPSDTSSEDGVRRIVHLYTTSDDFCLGFNIRGGKEFGLGIYVSKVDHGGLAEENGIKVGDKVLAANGVRFDDISHSQAVEVLKGQTHIMLTIKETGRYPAYKEMVSEYCWLDRLSNGVLQQLSPASESSSSVSSCASSAPYSSGSLPSDRLDDCLGPEEPGGRGPGWGRADTAMQTEPDAGGRVETWCSVRPTVILRDTAIRSDSPHHGRRLDSALSESPKTALLLALSRPRPPITRSQSHLTLWEEKKQRKKEKSGSPGEKGALQRSKTLMNLFFKGGRQGRLAGDGRREAWTLDSGIPAKACPHLDIEKGLPGPSPSLFPQLPRPCPLLVLLPPLWLLLYLLPRLLFFPPSPEGGVGPVQKFVTWRLRRDRERGRALLSARSRSPCSQLPNVDEQVQAWESRRPLIQDLAQRLLTDDEVLAVTRHCSRYVHEGGVEDLVRPLLAILDRPEKLLLLRDIRSVVAPTDLGRFDSMVMPVELEAFEALKSRAVRPPALRPARQDTPPKRHLITPVPDSRGGFYLLPVNGFPEEEDDGELRERLGGLKVSSSASAPRHPHKGIPPLQDVPVDAFTPRRSACTPPPQPPPVAPRPPRPNWLLTEPLSREHPPHGQVRGQAQSRSRSRSRSRSRSSRGQGKSPGRRSPSPAPTPAPSMANGRYHKPRKARPPLPRSLDGEAAKVGAKQGPSENGTEGTAEEAAMKTPSGELKTVTLSKMKQSLGISISGGIESKVQPMVKIEKIFPGGAAFLSGALQAGFELVAVDGESLEQVTHQRAVDTIRRAYRNKAREPMELVVRVPRPSPRPSLSDSSALTDEGLPADHSPAHQPLDAAPVPAH from the exons ATGGCGCAGGGTTTCGCAGTGGGCTTCGACCCACTGGGCCTAGGAGACCTAAGCTCCGGCTCTCTGAGCTCCCTCTCCTCCCGAGGCCACCTAGGCAGCGACTCAGGCTCCACCGCAACGCGATACCTGCTAAGGAAGCAGCAACGGCTGCTGAGCGGGCCCCCCCGCGGAATCCGAGCCTCATCACCCATGGGACGCGTCATCCTCATCAACTCACCCATCGAAG CCAACAGTGATGAAAGTGACATCATCCATTCAGTCCGGGTGGAGAAGAGTccagcagggaggctgggctTCAGCGTGCGTGGGGGCTCAGAGCATGGCCTGGGCATCTTCGTCAGCAAAGTGGAGGAAGGCAGCAGTGCAG AGCGGGCTGGCCTGTGCGTGGGGGACAAGATCACGGAAGTGAACGGGCTAAGCCTGGAGAGCATCACCATGGGTAGCGCTGTGAAGGTGCTGACGGGCAGCAGCCACCTGCACATGATGGTGCGGCGTATGGGCCGCGTGCCAGGCATCAAGTTCTCCAAGGAGAAGACCACGTG GGTGGATGTGGTGAATCGGCGCCTGGTAGTGGAGAAGTGCGGTTCGACACCGTCCGACACCAGCTCAGAAGATGGTGTCCGGCGCATCGTCCACCTATACACAACCTCTGACGACTTCTGCCTGGGCTTCAACATCCGTGGGGGCAAGGAGTTTGGCTTGGGCATCTACGTGTCCAA AGTGGACCATGGTGGGCTGGCCGAGGAGAACGGCATCAAGGTGGGGGACAAGGTCCTGGCGGCCAACGGTGTCAGGTTTGACGACATCAGCCACAGCCAGGCCGTGGAGGTGCTGAAGGGCCAAACGCACATCATGCTGACCATCAAG GAGACCGGCCGGTACCCTGCCTACAAAGAGATGGTTTCTGAGTACTGCTGGCTGGACCGAC TGAGCAACGGGGTGCTGCAGCAGCTGTCCCCGGCCTCTGAGAGCAGCTCCAGCGTCTCTTCGTGCGCCTCCAGCGCCCCCTACAGCTCAGGCTCCCTGCCCTCGGACCGCCTGGACGACTGCTTGGGGCCGGAGGAGCCCGGCGGCCGCGGCCCAGGCTGGGGGCGGGCCGACACAGCCATGCAGACGGAGCCTGATGCCGGGGGCCGGGTGGAGACCTGGTGCAGCGTGCGGCCCACAGTCATCCTCAGGGACACCGCCATCCGCTCGGACAGCCCCCACCACGGCCGCCGCCTTGACTCTGCCCTCTCTGAGTCCCCCAAGACGGCCTTGCTACTGGCCCTCAGCCGACCCCGGCCCCCTATTACGCGCTCCCAGAGCCACCTGACCTTGTGGG AGGAGAAGAAGCAGCGGAAGAAGGAGAAGTCAGGGTCCCCTGGGGAGAAGGGTGCCCTGCAGCGCTCCAAGACGCTGATGAACCTCTTCTTCAAGGGAGGGCGTCAGGGGAGGCTAGCAGGGGATGGGCGCAGAGAGGCCTGGACACTGGACAGCGGGATCCCGGCCAAAGCTTGCCCTCACCTGGACATAGAGAAAG GGCTGCCTGGCCCCTCTCCATCTCTCTTCCCACAGCTCCCAAGGCCCTGCCCTCTGCTGGTTCTCCTCCCACCTCTCTGGCTACTCCTCTATCTCCTTCCAAGGCTCCTCTTTTTCCCTCCGTCCCCTGAAG GGGGCGTGGGCCCGGTGCAGAAGTTTGTCACCTGGAGACTGAGACGCG ACCGGGAGAGGGGCCGGGCCCTGCTGTCTGCCAGGTCCAGGAGTCCCTGCAGCCAGCTGCCCAATGTGGATGAGCAGGTTCAGGCCTGGGAGAGCCGGCGGCCCCTCATTCAGGACCTGGCCCAAAGGCTGCTGACTGATGATGAGGTGCTGGCTGTCACCCGCCACTGCTCCCGG TATGTGCATGAGGGAGGTGTAGAGGACCTGGTGAGGCCCCTGCTGGCCATCCTGGACAGGCCCGagaagctgctgctgctgcgggACATCAG GAGTGTGGTGGCCCCCACAGACCTGGGCCGCTTTGACAGCATGGTGATGCCTGTGGAGCTGGAGGCTTTTGAGGCCCTCAAGAGCAGAGCAG TCCGGCCTCCTgctttgagaccagcccggcagGACACACCGCCCAAGCGTCACCTTATCACCCCCGTGCCTG ACAGCCGCGGAGGCTTCTACCTGCTGCCGGTGAACGGCTTCCCGGAAGAGGAAGATGATGGGGAACTGAGGGAGCGGCTGGGGGGCCTCAAGGTCTCCTCGAGTGCCTCTGCCCCTCGCCACCCTCATAAAGGGATCCCCCCTCTCCAAGACGTGCCAGTAGATGCCTTCACCCCCCGCCGAAGTGCCTGCACACCCCCTCCCCAGCCACCCCCTGTGGCTCCCCGGCCCCCGCGGCCTAACTGGCTGCTGACAGAACCCCTGAGCCGAGAGCACCCTCCACATGGCCAGGTCCGGGGCCAGGCTCAGAGCCGCAGCCGCAGCCGCAGCCGCAGCCGCAGCCGCAGCAGCCGGGGTCAAGGCAAGTCTCCGGGTAGACGCTCCCCGTCCCCTGCGCCTACCCCTGCCCCCAGCATGGCCAATGGGCGCTACCACAAGCCTCGGAAGGCCAGGCCCCCTCTACCACGATCTCTGGATGGGGAGGCAGCCAAGGTGGGGGCCAAGCAAGGGCCCTCGGAGAATGGAACTGAGGGGACGGCCGAGGAGGCAGCCATGAAGACCCCCAGTGGCGAGCTGAAGACAGTGACACTGTCCAAGATGAAGCAGTCCTTAG GCATCAGCATTTCTGGGGGCATTGAGTCCAAGGTGCAGCCCATGGTGAAGATAGAGAAGATCTTCCCTGGGGGGGCCGCCTTCCTCAGTGGGGCCCTGCAG GCTGGTTTCGAGCTTGTGGCAGTGGACGGAGAGAGTCTGGAGCAGGTGACCCACCAGCGTGCAGTAGACACTATCCGTCGGGCTTATCGAAACAAGGCCCGGGAGCCCATGGAGCTTGTGGTCAGGGTCCCCAGGCCCAGCCCACGGCCCTCACTCTCTGACTCATCAGCCCTTACTGATGAGGGCCTTCCTGCTGACCACTCGCCTGCCCACCAACCCCTTGATGCTGCTCCAGTTCCTGCCCACTAG
- the LOC105478380 gene encoding PDZ domain-containing protein 7 isoform X8, protein MAQGFAVGFDPLGLGDLSSGSLSSLSSRGHLGSDSGSTATRYLLRKQQRLLSGPPRGIRASSPMGRVILINSPIEANSDESDIIHSVRVEKSPAGRLGFSVRGGSEHGLGIFVSKVEEGSSAERAGLCVGDKITEVNGLSLESITMGSAVKVLTGSSHLHMMVRRMGRVPGIKFSKEKTTWVDVVNRRLVVEKCGSTPSDTSSEDGVRRIVHLYTTSDDFCLGFNIRGGKEFGLGIYVSKVDHGGLAEENGIKVGDKVLAANGVRFDDISHSQAVEVLKGQTHIMLTIKETGRYPAYKEMVSEYCWLDRLSNGVLQQLSPASESSSSVSSCASSAPYSSGSLPSDRLDDCLGPEEPGGRGPGWGRADTAMQTEPDAGGRVETWCSVRPTVILRDTAIRSDSPHHGRRLDSALSESPKTALLLALSRPRPPITRSQSHLTLWEEKKQRKKEKSGSPGEKGALQRSKTLMNLFFKGGRQGRLAGDGRREAWTLDSGIPAKACPHLDIEKEMGVSPCCPG, encoded by the exons ATGGCGCAGGGTTTCGCAGTGGGCTTCGACCCACTGGGCCTAGGAGACCTAAGCTCCGGCTCTCTGAGCTCCCTCTCCTCCCGAGGCCACCTAGGCAGCGACTCAGGCTCCACCGCAACGCGATACCTGCTAAGGAAGCAGCAACGGCTGCTGAGCGGGCCCCCCCGCGGAATCCGAGCCTCATCACCCATGGGACGCGTCATCCTCATCAACTCACCCATCGAAG CCAACAGTGATGAAAGTGACATCATCCATTCAGTCCGGGTGGAGAAGAGTccagcagggaggctgggctTCAGCGTGCGTGGGGGCTCAGAGCATGGCCTGGGCATCTTCGTCAGCAAAGTGGAGGAAGGCAGCAGTGCAG AGCGGGCTGGCCTGTGCGTGGGGGACAAGATCACGGAAGTGAACGGGCTAAGCCTGGAGAGCATCACCATGGGTAGCGCTGTGAAGGTGCTGACGGGCAGCAGCCACCTGCACATGATGGTGCGGCGTATGGGCCGCGTGCCAGGCATCAAGTTCTCCAAGGAGAAGACCACGTG GGTGGATGTGGTGAATCGGCGCCTGGTAGTGGAGAAGTGCGGTTCGACACCGTCCGACACCAGCTCAGAAGATGGTGTCCGGCGCATCGTCCACCTATACACAACCTCTGACGACTTCTGCCTGGGCTTCAACATCCGTGGGGGCAAGGAGTTTGGCTTGGGCATCTACGTGTCCAA AGTGGACCATGGTGGGCTGGCCGAGGAGAACGGCATCAAGGTGGGGGACAAGGTCCTGGCGGCCAACGGTGTCAGGTTTGACGACATCAGCCACAGCCAGGCCGTGGAGGTGCTGAAGGGCCAAACGCACATCATGCTGACCATCAAG GAGACCGGCCGGTACCCTGCCTACAAAGAGATGGTTTCTGAGTACTGCTGGCTGGACCGAC TGAGCAACGGGGTGCTGCAGCAGCTGTCCCCGGCCTCTGAGAGCAGCTCCAGCGTCTCTTCGTGCGCCTCCAGCGCCCCCTACAGCTCAGGCTCCCTGCCCTCGGACCGCCTGGACGACTGCTTGGGGCCGGAGGAGCCCGGCGGCCGCGGCCCAGGCTGGGGGCGGGCCGACACAGCCATGCAGACGGAGCCTGATGCCGGGGGCCGGGTGGAGACCTGGTGCAGCGTGCGGCCCACAGTCATCCTCAGGGACACCGCCATCCGCTCGGACAGCCCCCACCACGGCCGCCGCCTTGACTCTGCCCTCTCTGAGTCCCCCAAGACGGCCTTGCTACTGGCCCTCAGCCGACCCCGGCCCCCTATTACGCGCTCCCAGAGCCACCTGACCTTGTGGG AGGAGAAGAAGCAGCGGAAGAAGGAGAAGTCAGGGTCCCCTGGGGAGAAGGGTGCCCTGCAGCGCTCCAAGACGCTGATGAACCTCTTCTTCAAGGGAGGGCGTCAGGGGAGGCTAGCAGGGGATGGGCGCAGAGAGGCCTGGACACTGGACAGCGGGATCCCGGCCAAAGCTTGCCCTCACCTGGACATAGAGAAAG agatgggggtttcaccatgttgcccaggctag
- the LOC105478380 gene encoding PDZ domain-containing protein 7 isoform X3, whose product MAQGFAVGFDPLGLGDLSSGSLSSLSSRGHLGSDSGSTATRYLLRKQQRLLSGPPRGIRASSPMGRVILINSPIEANSDESDIIHSVRVEKSPAGRLGFSVRGGSEHGLGIFVSKVEEGSSAERAGLCVGDKITEVNGLSLESITMGSAVKVLTGSSHLHMMVRRMGRVPGIKFSKEKTTWVDVVNRRLVVEKCGSTPSDTSSEDGVRRIVHLYTTSDDFCLGFNIRGGKEFGLGIYVSKVDHGGLAEENGIKVGDKVLAANGVRFDDISHSQAVEVLKGQTHIMLTIKETGRYPAYKEMVSEYCWLDRLSNGVLQQLSPASESSSSVSSCASSAPYSSGSLPSDRLDDCLGPEEPGGRGPGWGRADTAMQTEPDAGGRVETWCSVRPTVILRDTAIRSDSPHHGRRLDSALSESPKTALLLALSRPRPPITRSQSHLTLWEEKKQRKKEKSGSPGEKGALQRSKTLMNLFFKGGRQGRLAGDGRREAWTLDSGIPAKACPHLDIEKGLPGPSPSLFPQLPRPCPLLVLLPPLWLLLYLLPRLLFFPPSPEAGGVGPVQKFVTWRLRRDRERGRALLSARSRSPCSQLPNVDEQVQAWESRRPLIQDLAQRLLTDDEVLAVTRHCSRYVHEGGVEDLVRPLLAILDRPEKLLLLRDIRSVVAPTDLGRFDSMVMPVELEAFEALKSRADSRGGFYLLPVNGFPEEEDDGELRERLGGLKVSSSASAPRHPHKGIPPLQDVPVDAFTPRRSACTPPPQPPPVAPRPPRPNWLLTEPLSREHPPHGQVRGQAQSRSRSRSRSRSRSSRGQGKSPGRRSPSPAPTPAPSMANGRYHKPRKARPPLPRSLDGEAAKVGAKQGPSENGTEGTAEEAAMKTPSGELKTVTLSKMKQSLGISISGGIESKVQPMVKIEKIFPGGAAFLSGALQAGFELVAVDGESLEQVTHQRAVDTIRRAYRNKAREPMELVVRVPRPSPRPSLSDSSALTDEGLPADHSPAHQPLDAAPVPAH is encoded by the exons ATGGCGCAGGGTTTCGCAGTGGGCTTCGACCCACTGGGCCTAGGAGACCTAAGCTCCGGCTCTCTGAGCTCCCTCTCCTCCCGAGGCCACCTAGGCAGCGACTCAGGCTCCACCGCAACGCGATACCTGCTAAGGAAGCAGCAACGGCTGCTGAGCGGGCCCCCCCGCGGAATCCGAGCCTCATCACCCATGGGACGCGTCATCCTCATCAACTCACCCATCGAAG CCAACAGTGATGAAAGTGACATCATCCATTCAGTCCGGGTGGAGAAGAGTccagcagggaggctgggctTCAGCGTGCGTGGGGGCTCAGAGCATGGCCTGGGCATCTTCGTCAGCAAAGTGGAGGAAGGCAGCAGTGCAG AGCGGGCTGGCCTGTGCGTGGGGGACAAGATCACGGAAGTGAACGGGCTAAGCCTGGAGAGCATCACCATGGGTAGCGCTGTGAAGGTGCTGACGGGCAGCAGCCACCTGCACATGATGGTGCGGCGTATGGGCCGCGTGCCAGGCATCAAGTTCTCCAAGGAGAAGACCACGTG GGTGGATGTGGTGAATCGGCGCCTGGTAGTGGAGAAGTGCGGTTCGACACCGTCCGACACCAGCTCAGAAGATGGTGTCCGGCGCATCGTCCACCTATACACAACCTCTGACGACTTCTGCCTGGGCTTCAACATCCGTGGGGGCAAGGAGTTTGGCTTGGGCATCTACGTGTCCAA AGTGGACCATGGTGGGCTGGCCGAGGAGAACGGCATCAAGGTGGGGGACAAGGTCCTGGCGGCCAACGGTGTCAGGTTTGACGACATCAGCCACAGCCAGGCCGTGGAGGTGCTGAAGGGCCAAACGCACATCATGCTGACCATCAAG GAGACCGGCCGGTACCCTGCCTACAAAGAGATGGTTTCTGAGTACTGCTGGCTGGACCGAC TGAGCAACGGGGTGCTGCAGCAGCTGTCCCCGGCCTCTGAGAGCAGCTCCAGCGTCTCTTCGTGCGCCTCCAGCGCCCCCTACAGCTCAGGCTCCCTGCCCTCGGACCGCCTGGACGACTGCTTGGGGCCGGAGGAGCCCGGCGGCCGCGGCCCAGGCTGGGGGCGGGCCGACACAGCCATGCAGACGGAGCCTGATGCCGGGGGCCGGGTGGAGACCTGGTGCAGCGTGCGGCCCACAGTCATCCTCAGGGACACCGCCATCCGCTCGGACAGCCCCCACCACGGCCGCCGCCTTGACTCTGCCCTCTCTGAGTCCCCCAAGACGGCCTTGCTACTGGCCCTCAGCCGACCCCGGCCCCCTATTACGCGCTCCCAGAGCCACCTGACCTTGTGGG AGGAGAAGAAGCAGCGGAAGAAGGAGAAGTCAGGGTCCCCTGGGGAGAAGGGTGCCCTGCAGCGCTCCAAGACGCTGATGAACCTCTTCTTCAAGGGAGGGCGTCAGGGGAGGCTAGCAGGGGATGGGCGCAGAGAGGCCTGGACACTGGACAGCGGGATCCCGGCCAAAGCTTGCCCTCACCTGGACATAGAGAAAG GGCTGCCTGGCCCCTCTCCATCTCTCTTCCCACAGCTCCCAAGGCCCTGCCCTCTGCTGGTTCTCCTCCCACCTCTCTGGCTACTCCTCTATCTCCTTCCAAGGCTCCTCTTTTTCCCTCCGTCCCCTGAAG CAGGGGGCGTGGGCCCGGTGCAGAAGTTTGTCACCTGGAGACTGAGACGCG ACCGGGAGAGGGGCCGGGCCCTGCTGTCTGCCAGGTCCAGGAGTCCCTGCAGCCAGCTGCCCAATGTGGATGAGCAGGTTCAGGCCTGGGAGAGCCGGCGGCCCCTCATTCAGGACCTGGCCCAAAGGCTGCTGACTGATGATGAGGTGCTGGCTGTCACCCGCCACTGCTCCCGG TATGTGCATGAGGGAGGTGTAGAGGACCTGGTGAGGCCCCTGCTGGCCATCCTGGACAGGCCCGagaagctgctgctgctgcgggACATCAG GAGTGTGGTGGCCCCCACAGACCTGGGCCGCTTTGACAGCATGGTGATGCCTGTGGAGCTGGAGGCTTTTGAGGCCCTCAAGAGCAGAGCAG ACAGCCGCGGAGGCTTCTACCTGCTGCCGGTGAACGGCTTCCCGGAAGAGGAAGATGATGGGGAACTGAGGGAGCGGCTGGGGGGCCTCAAGGTCTCCTCGAGTGCCTCTGCCCCTCGCCACCCTCATAAAGGGATCCCCCCTCTCCAAGACGTGCCAGTAGATGCCTTCACCCCCCGCCGAAGTGCCTGCACACCCCCTCCCCAGCCACCCCCTGTGGCTCCCCGGCCCCCGCGGCCTAACTGGCTGCTGACAGAACCCCTGAGCCGAGAGCACCCTCCACATGGCCAGGTCCGGGGCCAGGCTCAGAGCCGCAGCCGCAGCCGCAGCCGCAGCCGCAGCCGCAGCAGCCGGGGTCAAGGCAAGTCTCCGGGTAGACGCTCCCCGTCCCCTGCGCCTACCCCTGCCCCCAGCATGGCCAATGGGCGCTACCACAAGCCTCGGAAGGCCAGGCCCCCTCTACCACGATCTCTGGATGGGGAGGCAGCCAAGGTGGGGGCCAAGCAAGGGCCCTCGGAGAATGGAACTGAGGGGACGGCCGAGGAGGCAGCCATGAAGACCCCCAGTGGCGAGCTGAAGACAGTGACACTGTCCAAGATGAAGCAGTCCTTAG GCATCAGCATTTCTGGGGGCATTGAGTCCAAGGTGCAGCCCATGGTGAAGATAGAGAAGATCTTCCCTGGGGGGGCCGCCTTCCTCAGTGGGGCCCTGCAG GCTGGTTTCGAGCTTGTGGCAGTGGACGGAGAGAGTCTGGAGCAGGTGACCCACCAGCGTGCAGTAGACACTATCCGTCGGGCTTATCGAAACAAGGCCCGGGAGCCCATGGAGCTTGTGGTCAGGGTCCCCAGGCCCAGCCCACGGCCCTCACTCTCTGACTCATCAGCCCTTACTGATGAGGGCCTTCCTGCTGACCACTCGCCTGCCCACCAACCCCTTGATGCTGCTCCAGTTCCTGCCCACTAG
- the LOC105478380 gene encoding PDZ domain-containing protein 7 isoform X1, with amino-acid sequence MAQGFAVGFDPLGLGDLSSGSLSSLSSRGHLGSDSGSTATRYLLRKQQRLLSGPPRGIRASSPMGRVILINSPIEANSDESDIIHSVRVEKSPAGRLGFSVRGGSEHGLGIFVSKVEEGSSAERAGLCVGDKITEVNGLSLESITMGSAVKVLTGSSHLHMMVRRMGRVPGIKFSKEKTTWVDVVNRRLVVEKCGSTPSDTSSEDGVRRIVHLYTTSDDFCLGFNIRGGKEFGLGIYVSKVDHGGLAEENGIKVGDKVLAANGVRFDDISHSQAVEVLKGQTHIMLTIKETGRYPAYKEMVSEYCWLDRLSNGVLQQLSPASESSSSVSSCASSAPYSSGSLPSDRLDDCLGPEEPGGRGPGWGRADTAMQTEPDAGGRVETWCSVRPTVILRDTAIRSDSPHHGRRLDSALSESPKTALLLALSRPRPPITRSQSHLTLWEEKKQRKKEKSGSPGEKGALQRSKTLMNLFFKGGRQGRLAGDGRREAWTLDSGIPAKACPHLDIEKGLPGPSPSLFPQLPRPCPLLVLLPPLWLLLYLLPRLLFFPPSPEAGGVGPVQKFVTWRLRRDRERGRALLSARSRSPCSQLPNVDEQVQAWESRRPLIQDLAQRLLTDDEVLAVTRHCSRYVHEGGVEDLVRPLLAILDRPEKLLLLRDIRSVVAPTDLGRFDSMVMPVELEAFEALKSRAVRPPALRPARQDTPPKRHLITPVPDSRGGFYLLPVNGFPEEEDDGELRERLGGLKVSSSASAPRHPHKGIPPLQDVPVDAFTPRRSACTPPPQPPPVAPRPPRPNWLLTEPLSREHPPHGQVRGQAQSRSRSRSRSRSRSSRGQGKSPGRRSPSPAPTPAPSMANGRYHKPRKARPPLPRSLDGEAAKVGAKQGPSENGTEGTAEEAAMKTPSGELKTVTLSKMKQSLGISISGGIESKVQPMVKIEKIFPGGAAFLSGALQAGFELVAVDGESLEQVTHQRAVDTIRRAYRNKAREPMELVVRVPRPSPRPSLSDSSALTDEGLPADHSPAHQPLDAAPVPAH; translated from the exons ATGGCGCAGGGTTTCGCAGTGGGCTTCGACCCACTGGGCCTAGGAGACCTAAGCTCCGGCTCTCTGAGCTCCCTCTCCTCCCGAGGCCACCTAGGCAGCGACTCAGGCTCCACCGCAACGCGATACCTGCTAAGGAAGCAGCAACGGCTGCTGAGCGGGCCCCCCCGCGGAATCCGAGCCTCATCACCCATGGGACGCGTCATCCTCATCAACTCACCCATCGAAG CCAACAGTGATGAAAGTGACATCATCCATTCAGTCCGGGTGGAGAAGAGTccagcagggaggctgggctTCAGCGTGCGTGGGGGCTCAGAGCATGGCCTGGGCATCTTCGTCAGCAAAGTGGAGGAAGGCAGCAGTGCAG AGCGGGCTGGCCTGTGCGTGGGGGACAAGATCACGGAAGTGAACGGGCTAAGCCTGGAGAGCATCACCATGGGTAGCGCTGTGAAGGTGCTGACGGGCAGCAGCCACCTGCACATGATGGTGCGGCGTATGGGCCGCGTGCCAGGCATCAAGTTCTCCAAGGAGAAGACCACGTG GGTGGATGTGGTGAATCGGCGCCTGGTAGTGGAGAAGTGCGGTTCGACACCGTCCGACACCAGCTCAGAAGATGGTGTCCGGCGCATCGTCCACCTATACACAACCTCTGACGACTTCTGCCTGGGCTTCAACATCCGTGGGGGCAAGGAGTTTGGCTTGGGCATCTACGTGTCCAA AGTGGACCATGGTGGGCTGGCCGAGGAGAACGGCATCAAGGTGGGGGACAAGGTCCTGGCGGCCAACGGTGTCAGGTTTGACGACATCAGCCACAGCCAGGCCGTGGAGGTGCTGAAGGGCCAAACGCACATCATGCTGACCATCAAG GAGACCGGCCGGTACCCTGCCTACAAAGAGATGGTTTCTGAGTACTGCTGGCTGGACCGAC TGAGCAACGGGGTGCTGCAGCAGCTGTCCCCGGCCTCTGAGAGCAGCTCCAGCGTCTCTTCGTGCGCCTCCAGCGCCCCCTACAGCTCAGGCTCCCTGCCCTCGGACCGCCTGGACGACTGCTTGGGGCCGGAGGAGCCCGGCGGCCGCGGCCCAGGCTGGGGGCGGGCCGACACAGCCATGCAGACGGAGCCTGATGCCGGGGGCCGGGTGGAGACCTGGTGCAGCGTGCGGCCCACAGTCATCCTCAGGGACACCGCCATCCGCTCGGACAGCCCCCACCACGGCCGCCGCCTTGACTCTGCCCTCTCTGAGTCCCCCAAGACGGCCTTGCTACTGGCCCTCAGCCGACCCCGGCCCCCTATTACGCGCTCCCAGAGCCACCTGACCTTGTGGG AGGAGAAGAAGCAGCGGAAGAAGGAGAAGTCAGGGTCCCCTGGGGAGAAGGGTGCCCTGCAGCGCTCCAAGACGCTGATGAACCTCTTCTTCAAGGGAGGGCGTCAGGGGAGGCTAGCAGGGGATGGGCGCAGAGAGGCCTGGACACTGGACAGCGGGATCCCGGCCAAAGCTTGCCCTCACCTGGACATAGAGAAAG GGCTGCCTGGCCCCTCTCCATCTCTCTTCCCACAGCTCCCAAGGCCCTGCCCTCTGCTGGTTCTCCTCCCACCTCTCTGGCTACTCCTCTATCTCCTTCCAAGGCTCCTCTTTTTCCCTCCGTCCCCTGAAG CAGGGGGCGTGGGCCCGGTGCAGAAGTTTGTCACCTGGAGACTGAGACGCG ACCGGGAGAGGGGCCGGGCCCTGCTGTCTGCCAGGTCCAGGAGTCCCTGCAGCCAGCTGCCCAATGTGGATGAGCAGGTTCAGGCCTGGGAGAGCCGGCGGCCCCTCATTCAGGACCTGGCCCAAAGGCTGCTGACTGATGATGAGGTGCTGGCTGTCACCCGCCACTGCTCCCGG TATGTGCATGAGGGAGGTGTAGAGGACCTGGTGAGGCCCCTGCTGGCCATCCTGGACAGGCCCGagaagctgctgctgctgcgggACATCAG GAGTGTGGTGGCCCCCACAGACCTGGGCCGCTTTGACAGCATGGTGATGCCTGTGGAGCTGGAGGCTTTTGAGGCCCTCAAGAGCAGAGCAG TCCGGCCTCCTgctttgagaccagcccggcagGACACACCGCCCAAGCGTCACCTTATCACCCCCGTGCCTG ACAGCCGCGGAGGCTTCTACCTGCTGCCGGTGAACGGCTTCCCGGAAGAGGAAGATGATGGGGAACTGAGGGAGCGGCTGGGGGGCCTCAAGGTCTCCTCGAGTGCCTCTGCCCCTCGCCACCCTCATAAAGGGATCCCCCCTCTCCAAGACGTGCCAGTAGATGCCTTCACCCCCCGCCGAAGTGCCTGCACACCCCCTCCCCAGCCACCCCCTGTGGCTCCCCGGCCCCCGCGGCCTAACTGGCTGCTGACAGAACCCCTGAGCCGAGAGCACCCTCCACATGGCCAGGTCCGGGGCCAGGCTCAGAGCCGCAGCCGCAGCCGCAGCCGCAGCCGCAGCCGCAGCAGCCGGGGTCAAGGCAAGTCTCCGGGTAGACGCTCCCCGTCCCCTGCGCCTACCCCTGCCCCCAGCATGGCCAATGGGCGCTACCACAAGCCTCGGAAGGCCAGGCCCCCTCTACCACGATCTCTGGATGGGGAGGCAGCCAAGGTGGGGGCCAAGCAAGGGCCCTCGGAGAATGGAACTGAGGGGACGGCCGAGGAGGCAGCCATGAAGACCCCCAGTGGCGAGCTGAAGACAGTGACACTGTCCAAGATGAAGCAGTCCTTAG GCATCAGCATTTCTGGGGGCATTGAGTCCAAGGTGCAGCCCATGGTGAAGATAGAGAAGATCTTCCCTGGGGGGGCCGCCTTCCTCAGTGGGGCCCTGCAG GCTGGTTTCGAGCTTGTGGCAGTGGACGGAGAGAGTCTGGAGCAGGTGACCCACCAGCGTGCAGTAGACACTATCCGTCGGGCTTATCGAAACAAGGCCCGGGAGCCCATGGAGCTTGTGGTCAGGGTCCCCAGGCCCAGCCCACGGCCCTCACTCTCTGACTCATCAGCCCTTACTGATGAGGGCCTTCCTGCTGACCACTCGCCTGCCCACCAACCCCTTGATGCTGCTCCAGTTCCTGCCCACTAG